A region of the bacterium genome:
GGCAGAGGGAAGCGCGTGACGCGGCGGAAGTCATGGGAGGTGGGGATTGATCGCCTCCCCCACTCTCCCCCATTCGATCGATAGCGAGGATGCGGCGTGACGAGACCTCTTGCGCTCGATCTTTTCTGCTGCGCTTATTGTGGGACGCCGCTTGTTGGGCGGTCGGACAAAATATTCTGTTCGACAGTCTGTGCTCAGCGATCTGCACGCAAGGTGCCAAAAGAGCGGTCGTGCCGATTTTGTTCGGCAGTATTCAAGGTCATCACTCGCGGTGATGCGAACCGTCAATATTGTTCGCTGTCGTGCTCCCGAAAAGCAACCGAGAAGAAAACCGCTTTATGGAGAGCGGATCATCCAGACGCGATGAAAAAATACAATGGCAATCGCGTTACGAAAAATCCCAGCGCTTACGCTGATGAAAAGCGTAATCAGCGGCGAAGGATCATCGCGGCGTTGGGCGGGAAATGCGTCGTTTGTGGAGTCGATAACATCAATTGGCTGCATATTGATTACATCCCGACAACAAGGGGGAAGCCGCTTCGCCATCCGCGTCATGCGAAATGGGTTCTCGCTCATATTGAGGATTTTCGTCTTCTATGCGCGAATCACCATTACGAACTCACATTAACGGGACGAATTGAGGGAACGGGGATCACACAATGACGCGCCCTTTGGCATTGGACCTATTCTCAGGGGCTGGCGGCGCCGGCATGGGATTGCATCTCGCCGGGTTCGACGTGATTGGCGTCGATATCGTTCCGCGCCCGCGCTACCCGTTTCGGTTCGTCCAGGCAGACGCATTGCGCCCGCCATTCAATCTTTCGCGCTTTGACCTGATATGGGCAAGCCCACCTTGTCAAGCGCACTCCGCCATGCGGACGATGCACAATGCGCGCGAGCACGCAGACCATATTCCCGCCACCAGGAAAATGCTTCGTGCGTCTGGCGCACTCTACATCATAGAGAATGTCGTCGGGGCTCCGCTCGAAAATCCGATCATGCTTTGCGGGACGATGTTCGGGCTCGGCGTCGAAGACGCGGAACTTCGGCGCCATCGAATTTTCGAAACCAACTTCCCCATCCTAGCGCCGGAGTGTCAGCACGGTTTGCGCGCCGCCACCCTCGGTGTTTACGGCGGCCATGTGCGCAATCGCAAGCGTCGAACCATTGGCGTTTACGGAGAGGGCTTCCGAGACATCCGGCGCAAGATGGATCGCGGCGTCGAAGATTTCTCCATCGAACAAGGGCGCGTCGCCATGGGTATCGACTGGATGACGACGGCGGAAATGTCACAGGCGATCCCACCGGCTTACAGCGAATATCTAGGCCGATGGGCGATCTCCGCTCTTCAAGAAAGGGCTGCGGCGTGAGCAACATATTCGACCGCCTATCGACAAGCTCTCCAATCAATAGGGGCGCTGGTGTCGCCGTTGGCGCGCGCGGCGTCCATTACGAGCCGAAACTCGACAACTCGCGAGTGACGCTCGATGCTCCCCCGCGTATGCGGCCTGTGCCCCATGACGCTCCCGATCTTATCGGCCTGCAATTCGGGAGGTTCCGCGTCGTCGGATTATCGGCGGAACTGAATGGCCGATGGGTTGTCCGATGCGTGTGCGGGAAATACGAGTTTCGAACGGCGCGGGCGATCCGAGGCGAGCACGCTGAACTCGACAAGTGCTCTTACTGCCAGCATTTGGACCATCTGAAATACCACGATCATGTCCAGCAGTTCGGCGCCGCGCGCGCTTCGGCGATGCAGAACGAGGATCGTGCGCGAAGCATGGCGGCGAAATGATCTACGCCAAAAATAAACCGGGCAAAGAGCGCATGTTTTACTTG
Encoded here:
- a CDS encoding class I SAM-dependent methyltransferase is translated as MGLHLAGFDVIGVDIVPRPRYPFRFVQADALRPPFNLSRFDLIWASPPCQAHSAMRTMHNAREHADHIPATRKMLRASGALYIIENVVGAPLENPIMLCGTMFGLGVEDAELRRHRIFETNFPILAPECQHGLRAATLGVYGGHVRNRKRRTIGVYGEGFRDIRRKMDRGVEDFSIEQGRVAMGIDWMTTAEMSQAIPPAYSEYLGRWAISALQERAAA